A single region of the Enterobacter cloacae complex sp. R_G8 genome encodes:
- the metA gene encoding homoserine O-succinyltransferase has protein sequence MPIRVQDELPAVNFLREENVFVMTTSRATGQEIRPLKVLILNLMPKKIETENQFLRLLSNSPLQVDIQLLRIDARESRNTPSEHLNNFYCNFDDIREENFDGLIVTGAPLGLVEFNDVAYWPQIKQVLEWAKDHVTSTLFVCWAVQAALNILYGIPKQTRTEKLSGVYEHHILHPHALLTRGFDDTFLAPHSRYADFPAQLIRDYTDLEILAETEDGDAYLFASKDKRIAFVTGHPEYDPHTLASEYFRDVEAGLNPDVPYNYFPKNDPQNKPRATWRSHGNLLFTNWLNYYVYQITPYDLRHMNPTLE, from the coding sequence ATGCCGATTCGGGTGCAGGACGAGCTACCAGCCGTCAATTTCTTACGTGAAGAAAACGTCTTTGTAATGACCACTTCACGCGCGACAGGTCAGGAAATTCGCCCGCTGAAGGTGCTCATCCTTAATCTGATGCCGAAAAAGATCGAAACAGAGAATCAGTTTCTGCGCCTGCTTTCGAACTCTCCGCTTCAGGTGGATATTCAGCTGCTGCGGATCGATGCCCGAGAGTCGCGTAATACGCCTTCTGAGCACCTGAACAACTTCTACTGTAACTTCGACGATATCCGCGAGGAAAACTTCGACGGACTGATTGTCACCGGTGCGCCACTGGGCCTGGTCGAATTCAATGATGTCGCCTACTGGCCGCAGATCAAACAGGTACTGGAGTGGGCAAAGGATCACGTCACCTCCACGCTGTTTGTCTGTTGGGCGGTACAAGCCGCGCTGAATATCCTCTATGGCATCCCTAAGCAAACCCGCACCGAAAAACTCTCCGGCGTATACGAACACCACATTCTTCACCCTCATGCATTGCTCACTCGCGGTTTCGATGACACTTTCCTGGCCCCGCATTCACGCTACGCCGATTTCCCGGCGCAGCTGATTCGTGACTACACCGATCTGGAGATCCTGGCCGAAACAGAAGATGGTGATGCGTACCTGTTTGCCAGCAAAGATAAGCGTATTGCCTTTGTGACCGGGCATCCTGAGTACGATCCGCATACCCTCGCGTCAGAGTATTTCCGTGATGTTGAAGCGGGTCTTAATCCGGATGTGCCGTATAACTATTTCCCGAAAAACGATCCCCAGAACAAGCCGCGAGCCACCTGGCGCAGTCACGGGAATTTGCTGTTTACCAACTGGCTCAACTATTACGTCTACCAGATAACGCCATACGATCTGCGTCATATGAATCCGACGCTGGAGTAA